A window from Musa acuminata AAA Group cultivar baxijiao chromosome BXJ3-10, Cavendish_Baxijiao_AAA, whole genome shotgun sequence encodes these proteins:
- the LOC135651710 gene encoding diacylglycerol kinase 4-like — MASEGVKSEMSNSRGGAEEGGTVAARSSVWESIRGCGISGMRIDKEELRRRILMPAYLRLAMSSAIRARDADAGAEAALKDGAEGRGGGPEVDEMPEAPMVVFVNSRSGGRHGPQLKLRLQELISEEQVFDLSVTQPPQFVRYGLTCLENLANLGDDCAKAVRENLRIMVAGGDGTVGWVLGSLGELFVQKREPVPPTGIIPLGTGNDLSRSFGWGGSFPFAWRSAVKRSLLKAVSNPIQHLDSWHVTIMMQETGLELPYSLKPLQDYDLTQDVDIQRELPESVSCFGGVFYNYLSIGMDAQVAYGFHHLRNKKPYLAQGPISNKLIYAGYGCTQGWFFTPCMKTPGLRGLKNILALYIKKVNSKEWEKIPVPSSVRAIVLLNLDSYGGGRHPWGRPMPEYLEKRKFFEARADDGMLEIFGLKQGWHASFVMVELISAKHIAQAAAVKLELRGGQWNKAYMQMDGEPWKQSIEREQSTFVKIERVAFQSRMISGK, encoded by the exons ATGGCTAGCGAGGGCGTGAAAAGCGAGATGTCGAACTCCAGAGGGGGTGCGGAGGAGGGAGGGACGGTGGCTGCGAGATCGTCGGTGTGGGAGTCGATCCGGGGGTGCGGGATCTCCGGGATGAGGATCGACAAGGAGGAGCTGAGGCGGAGGATCTTGATGCCGGCGTACCTCCGGTTGGCGATGTCGTCGGCCATCCGGGCCCGGGACGCGGACGCCGGCGCCGAGGCGGCGTTGAAGGACGGGGCGGAGGGCCGCGGGGGCGGCCCGGAGGTTGACGAGATGCCGGAGGCGCCCATGGTGGTGTTCGTGAACTCCCGCAGCGGCGGCCGCCACGGACCGCAGCTTAAGCTCCGGCTTCAGGAGCTCATCAGCGAGGAACAG GTCTTTGATCTTTCAGTTACACAGCCTCCACAGTTCGTTCGGTATGGTTTGACTTGCTTGGAGAACTTGGCTAATCTTGGTGATGATTGTGCAAAGGCCGTTCGTGAAAATTTAAGAATTATG GTTGCAGGAGGTGATGGAACAGTAGGTTGGGTATTGGGAAGCCTGGGAGAACTTTTTGTGCAGAAAAGAGAGCCAGTTCCTCCAACTGGCATTATTCCACTTGGAACGGGGAATGATCTTTCAAGAAGTTTTGGTTGG GGTGGTTCATTTCCTTTTGCATGGAGGTCAGCAGTGAAACGATCTCTTCTTAAGGCAGTTTCAAATCCTATTCAGCACCTTGATAG TTGGCATGTTACGATCATGATGCAAGAAACAGGATTAGAACTGCCATATTCTCTTAAGCCTTTGCAGGACTATGATCTTACTCAG GATGTGGACATACAAAGAGAATTGCCAGAAAGCGTTTCTTGCTTTGGAGGAGTCTTCTACAACTACCTTAGCATTG gaATGGATGCTCAAGTTGCATATGGATTCCACCATCTACGTAACAAAAAGCCATACCTTGCACAGGGTCCAATTTCAAATAAA TTAATTTATGCTGGATATGGCTGCACACAAGGGTGGTTTTTTACACCGTGCATGAAAACTCCAGGGCTAAG AGGACTTAAAAACATTTTAGCTCTTTATATTAAAAAAGTCAACAGCAAAGAATGGGAGAAAATTCCAGTTCCTTCAAG CGTTAGGGCAATTGTTCTTCTAAATCTTGACAGTTATGGAGGTGGAAGACATCCATGGGGACGGCCTATGCCTGAATATCTAGAGAAG AGAAAGTTTTTTGAGGCTCGTGCGGATGATGGGATGCTTGAGATATTTGGGTTAAAACAAGGATGGCATGCTTCATTTGTTATGGTAGAACTTATTTCAGCCAAACACATTGCTCAG GCGGCTGCTGTTAAGTTGGAACTACGGGGCGGTCAGTGGAACAAAGCTTACATGCAAATGGATGGAGAGCCATGGAAACAATCCATCGAGAGGGAGCAGTCGACCTTCGTGAAGATAGAGAGGGTTGCCTTTCAATCGCGCATGATAAGTGGGAAGTGA